One Apodemus sylvaticus chromosome 23, mApoSyl1.1, whole genome shotgun sequence genomic window carries:
- the Cited2 gene encoding cbp/p300-interacting transactivator 2 has translation MADHMMAMNHGRFPDGTNGLHHHPAHRMGMGQFPSPHHHQQQQPQHAFNALMGDHIHYGAGNMNATSGIRHAMGPGTVNGGHPPSALAPAARFNNSQFMGPPVASQGGSLPASMQLQKLNNQYFNHHPYPHNHYMPDLHPTAGHQMNGTNQHFRDCNPKHSGGSSTPGGAGGSGTPGGSGSTSGGAGGSSAGGSGGGSTMPASVAHVPAAMLPPNVIDTDFIDEEVLMSLVIEMGLDRIKELPELWLGQNEFDFMTDFVCKQQPSRVSC, from the coding sequence ATGGCAGACCATATGATGGCCATGAACCACGGGCGCTTCCCCGACGGCACCAACGGGCTGCACCACCACCCTGCCCACCGCATGGGCATGGGGCAGTTCCCGAGCCCGcatcaccaccagcagcagcagccccagcACGCCTTCAACGCCCTCATGGGCGACCACATACACTACGGCGCGGGCAACATGAATGCCACGAGCGGCATCAGGCATGCCATGGGTCCCGGGACTGTGAACGGGGGACACCCCCCGAGCGCTCTGGCCCCGGCCGCCAGGTTTAACAACTCCCAGTTCATGGGTCCCCCGGTGGCCAGCCAGGGAGGCTCCCTGCCGGCCAGCATGCAGCTGCAGAAGCTGAACAACCAGTATTTCAACCATCACCCCTACCCCCACAACCACTACATGCCGGATTTGCACCCCACTGCAGGCCACCAGATGAACGGGACAAACCAGCACTTCCGAGATTGCAACCCCAAGCACAGTGGAGGCAGCAGCACCCCTGGCGGCGCGGGTGGCAGCGGCACCCCCGGCGGCTCCGGCAGCACCTCGGGCGGCGCGGGTGGCAGTAGCGCgggcggcagcggcggtggcagcaCCATGCCCGCCTCGGTGGCTCACGTCCCCGCGGCAATGCTGCCGCCCAATGTCATAGACACTGATTTCATCGACGAGGAAGTGCTTATGTCCTTAGTGATAGAAATGGGTTTGGACCGCATCAAGGAGCTGCCCGAACTCTGGCTGGGCCAAAATGAGTTTGATTTTATGACGGACTTCGTGTGCAAACAACAGCCCAGCAGAGTCAGCTGTTGA